The genomic segment TGCATTAAATTTACACCTAAAGACATATTAGAAGATATTAAGATAGGAATTTTTTTAGAAGTTTCTTTTATTTTTTCTAAAACTTCATCAGAGTATCCTGTAGTAGCTATTACTAAAGGAATTCTATTTTTTTCTGAATAATTTAATAAACTTTCTAATCTAGAAAAATGAGAAAAATCTATAATGACATCTCCTTTTTCTGTTGTAAGTTCATCAGCAAAACCTGTAATTTTTATCTCTTTATCTTGAAAAGCTAAGTCTGAAACTACTGTTCCCATAGCTCCTGTTCCATGTATAATTAACTCCATTTTTTTACCTCATGTCTTTCTATTATTCCATATAATTTTTCTTTATTTTCTTGATACATTTCTCCTAGAGGTAATCTACATTGACCAACTTCATATCCTAAATAATTCATTGCCTCTTTTACAGGAACTGGATTTGTTTCTATAAACATTCCATTAGATAATTCATTATATCCTAGTTGTAATCTACAAGCTTCTTTTATATCACCTTTTAAAAAGCTCATTACCATATTATGAATAGTTTCAGGAATAATATTAGCTGATACAGATATCACTCCTTTTCCTCCTACTGATAAAATAGGAACTGTTAAATCATCATTTCCTGAATATATATCAAGTTCTGGAACTTGTCTTGCTACTTCTGTAGTATAAGACATATTTCCACTAGCCTCTTTTATAGCTACAATATTTTCAATACAAGCTAATCTTTTTAAAAGATTTATAGATAAGTTTACACCAGTTCTACCAGGTACATTATACAATATTATTGGTAATTTTACAACTGAGGCTATTGATTTATAGTGTTCATATATTCCATTTTCATTTCCTTTATTATAGTAAGGAGTAACTACTAATAGAGCATCTACGCCTAATTCTTCAACTTTTTTACTAAATTCCACAGCAGTTTTTGTACAGTTAGAACCTGTTCCAGCTATTACTGGTATTCTTTTATTAATTTTTTCTACAGTGAATTTTATAACTTCTAATCTCTCTTCCTCTGTCATTGTTGAAGCTTCTCCTGTAGTTCCAACTACAACTATAGCATCAGTTTTATTTTCTACATGAAATTCTAATAATTCCTCTAATTTTTTATAATTTACTTGATTATCATTTGTAAATGGTGTTACTAGGGCTACCCCTGAACCTGTAAAAATTGACATTTTTTTCTCCTTAAGCTAATTTATTTTTTATATCTCTAAATAATTCGGCTATTTGAACAGCATTAGTAGCTGCTCCTTTTCTTATATTGTCAGCCACAGTCCATAAGTTTACACTATTTTCTGTACTGAAATCTCTTCTTATTCTTCCTACTAAAACTTTATCTTGTCCACTAGCTTCAGTAGCTAAAGGATATTCATTATTTTTAGGATTGTCCACTAATATTATTCCTTCATACTCACCAATAACTTTTTTTACATCTTCTATATCAAATTCACTATTAAGCTCAGCTGTAATTGATACTGAGTGAGAATTTATAACTGGAACTCTTACACAAGTAGCTGTTACAGGTAAATCTGGAAGTTCTAATATTTTTCTTGTTTCATTTATCATTTTTATCTCTTCTTTTGTATATCCATTATCCATAAATACATCTATATGTGGTAAACAGTTATTTACAATTTGATGAGGATATACTTTAGGAGCTAATCCTTTTAATCCATTTTGTAAATCCTCTACACCTTTTTGTCCTGTACCTGATACAGCTTGATATGTATTGTATATTACTCTTTTTAATCCATATTTTTCAGCTAAAGCTTTTAATGGAGCCATACATTGAATTGTTGAACAGTTTGGATTTGCTATAATTCCATGATTTGTAAATGCTGCCTCTTTATTAACTTCTGGTACAACTAATGGAACTTCTGGATCCATTCTCCAGGCTGAAGAGTTATCAACTACTAAACATCCTTTTGAAGCTGCTATTGGGGCATATTTTTTACTTATATCTCCACCAGCTGAAAATAGAGCTATATCAATTCCTCTATCAAAACTATTTTCTGTTAATTCTTCTACTGTATATTCTTTTCCTCTAAAAGTTATTTTTTTACCAGCACTTCTTGCTGAAGCAAATAAATATAACTCTGTTATTCCTAAATCTCTTTCCTCTAAAACTTTTAAAAATGTACTTCCTACTAATCCTGTAGCTCCTACAATAGCAACTCTCATATTTATCCTCCTCAAATTATTCTCTATAAATTAAATTCTTCTGCTACTACTTCTACTGCTTTATTTATATCTTTTCTTTCTATACTACATGAAACACTTATCTCTGATGTTGTTACTTGATAAAAATTTATTCCTGCTCTACTTAAAGCTGAGAAGAATTTACCAGATACTCCAGAGTTATTTATCATTCCTACACCTACTATTGAAATCATTGATAAGTTATCATTATATCCTAACTCTATACAAGGTAATTCCATCTTTATTCTTTCAATAGCTTGGTCTAATAAATATTTTTCTCCTTCTACACAGCTAAATGATATTTTAGCTTTATTGTCATTTGAAACATTTTGAGAAATCATATTTATATTTAATCCCACTTCATTAATTATTGTAAATATTTTTGCTATTTTTTCACTAGAATAATTAATATTTGAAAGAGTTGTTACTATTATCTCTTTTGTTATACTAATTCCTGTTACTAATTTATCCTCTAAAACATCATTCATATCCATTATCCAAGTTCCTCCTGTCTCACTTAAAGTTTTTCCAACAAAAATAGGAATATTATATTTTTTACCAATTTCCACAGCTCTTGTCTCCATTACTCCAGCTCCAAGATTAGCCATTTCCATCATTTCTTCATAAGAAATTTTATCTAAAAATTTAGCATTTTTATAAAGTCTTGGGTCAACACTATAAATTCCCTCAACATCTGTATATATTCTACATTCACATTTTAGAGAAGCAGCTAAGGCAACAGCACTTGTGTCTGACCCTCCTCTTCCTAATGTGGTTATATCTCCATGGTCATTTATTCCTTGAAATCCAGCTACTATAACAACATTATTATCTTTTAAATATTCTTCTATTTTTTCTGTATCAATATTTTTGATTTTACTTTTTGTATGAACTCCTACAGTTTTTACATTAGCTTGATACCCTGTTAATGATACAGCTTTTTGTCCCAAAGAATTTATAGCCATTGATAATAAAGAAACTGTTTGTTGTTCCCCTGTAGATAAAAGAGAATCTAATTCTCTTTGATTTGGTGAATCAGAGATTTCTTTTGCCATAGCAATAAGGGCATTTGTTGTTTTTCCCATTGCTGAAGCAACAACTATAATTTCATTATATTTTGTTTTCTTTAAGTTCACTATATATTCAGCTATCGCTTTAATTTTTTCAATAGTTGCTACACTAGAACCACCATATTTTAATACTACTCTCATATATTATCTCCTTTTTCATTTTAAAATAAAAAACCAACAGACTTATCTGTTGGTTTATATTTCATTTTGAGATAATATAATTTATTTTTAGTATCACAACAATGAATAACACAACAGAAAGCACAACATTGAATATCAATGACAGTTATATGGATATTCTCCATATTCCCAACCTAAAAATCCTCCCTATAATTTTTAGATTTCGGCAAAATCCCCTTTCATTATATCTCAAAGTTAGGTAACTCAACATAATTACTTTTGTCATTTGCTCCTCAATCCGTTTCCTATTTTATTGTTGTCATTTTATAACAATTTCTATAAAAAATAAAATATAAATTTTATATCTTAAACTATATATTATATAAATTTATTTTTTATAATTTTTATTGTTTTATAGATTTTTTTTTGCTATAATTCTTATTAATTAATTTATGGAGGTTTTTATGAATAATATAATTTTAAATAATATAGATAAATATAATGATTGGTTTATAAAAGTTAGAAGAGATTTACATAAAATTCCTGAGTTAGATTTTGATTTACCAAAAACAATAAAATATATTTCTTCAACTTTAGATGAACTTAATATAAATTATAAAACAAATATTGGAAAAAGTGGAATTGTAGCTGATATCCCTGGAAAAGATTCTTCTATTACTATTGCTTTAAGAGGAGATATTGATGCTTTACCAATATTAGAAAATAATGATTTTGAATTTAAATCTGAGCATATTGGAAAAATGCATGCCTGTGGTCATGATGTTCATAACACAGTTTTATTAGGAGTAGCCAAAATTTTATCAGAAATAAAAGATGAAATTCCTTGTAATATCAGACTTATTTTTCAACCAGCAGAAGAAACTACTGGTGGAGCTCTTCCCATGATAGAGGATGGAGTTTTAAAAAATGTAAATGCTATATTTGGACTTCATGTTGACCCTTTTGTAAATGTTGGAAGTATAGGAATTAAATATGGGCCTATGTTTGCCTCTTCTTGTGGAGTAAAAATAAAAGTTATAGGAAAAAGTACTCATGGAGCTTTTCCAAGTGAGGGGGTTGATGCTATAGTTACTACAGCTCAAATTATTAGTTCTATTCAATCTATTGTTTCAAGAAATACAGATGCTAGAGAATCTGTAGTTATAACTTTTGGTACTATTAATGGTGGAACAAAAGAAAATATAGTTGCTGGAGAAGTTGAAGTTACAGGAATTTTAAGAACTCTTTCTACTGAAAGTAGAGAATACAATAAACAAAGAATCAAAGAAATGGCTGAATTTGTAGCAAAAGGATATGGAGCTACAGCTATTGTTAATTTTAGAAATAGTTATAATGCTTTAATAAATCATGATGAATATGTAGATATTGTTAAAGAAGTTGGAAATGAAGTTTTAGGAAAAGAAAATGTTATTACTAAAAAATATTCAGAAATGGGAGCAGAAGATTTTTCTTATTATCTCGAAAGAGTACCTGGAGCTTTCTTTTATTTAGGTATTAGAAATGAAAGTATTGGTGCTTGTGAACCATTACATAATGATAAATTTATGATAGATGAAAATGCTATTAAGGTTGGAGTAAAAGTCCAAATAGCTAATATTTTTAAAGCTTATGAAAATTTAAAAAATAATTTAAAATAAAGGGGAAAATATGTGGGAAATCTTAGAAATAATCTTTTTTATAATATTATTAATATTTATTTTTCAAAATATGAAAAGGAGAAATAAAATTAGAGCTGGAGAAAAACTTACAGGAAAAATTGTTGAAGTTACTCCTCTAAAAAGACTGATAATTGAAATTGGAAATAAAAAAGAAAAAAAGAAAGTTCAAACCTTAGAATCAGGTTTATTCCAATATTCTAAAAAAAATATTGGTGAAAAAATTGAAGTTTATTATAACAAAGAAATCTACAATAAGTGTTCCTTAGTAGAATTTAATAAATGGGACTTAAAAAAATCTATAAAATTTTTCTTAATTTTTGTTATAATTTATACTATCATTTGGATTTTTATTAATATTTTATAAAAAAAAGGATTGTTATTTTAATGTACCTAAAATTCTTAAATATCTAAGTAATAGGATACTTATTATAACAATCCTTTTATTTCTAAATCATAAAATTTTTATTATTCTAAATTAATTCTCTATTTTTATATTTATAAAATAATTTTAATTTTTAACTATTTATCACTTTTAGGTAAATCTCCTATAGTACAAATACGCCCATTTCTTCTTCCTATATCATTTATAATTTCATCATATTTATCTCCATCTTTTGTAATTCCACAAGCACTTTTAGCTATATTTTGAAGATGTTTCCAATCTGTAAATGAACGAGCCATTACTGTAGAAGCTTCTTGATTTCCTCCACCATGAAGAGCCATTGCTGTCCAGTTTGAACCTCTAACCATATGTTCTATAAAACGAACTGCTCTTAATCTATCAAATGAATCATATTCTGGATTTCCAGGATTGAAAGCCCTTCTACAAATTTCTCCAATTTCTGGTGAACGCATATCAAACTCTGAAGGAGCTGTTTCTCCAAAACCAGCAATAATATCTCTAGCATAACGAACAGCATCAAATGGTATTTTTGTACATGTATATTTACATGTATGAGATAATAATGGATTAGGAATCCAGAAACCACTTGGATGTTTAAATCCTTCAATTCCTGAAGCTATTGATAAAGCATATACAGTTTCAGCAATCATAGCCATTTCTGTAAGTTTTGTTTTTATATGTCCAGCTTTTTGAACTCCTACCATCTCGGTTATTAAACTTGCAGCTCCACAAAGAGCTGTACATCCACCAGCTTTACATCCACCAGCAGTTAAACGGTGAACAGCTGTAAAATAACTTAAAAGACGGCCAACATATTTTGTTTCTCCACACATAAATACCCTTTCATTAGGTACAAATACTTTATCAAAATAAACCATTGCTTGATGGTCAGCATATTTTTTACCTAAATCTATACCTTCAATATCTCCACCTATTTCAAAAAATCTTTTATCTTGAGGAGTACGTCCTAAAACAAAAGTGATGTTTGGAGAATCGGCTGGTATAGCACAAGCTAAAGCAAAGTCTTTATCTTCTGGTTGCATAGCTGTTGTAGGTACTATAATAATTTCATGTGCAAACAAAATACCAGTTTGATTACATTTATATCCACTAATTATAATACCATCATCTCTTATTTCATCAATATGAACATAAGAATTTCTATCTGGTTGTTTATGTGGTGGTAAAGTTCTCAATCCTTTTACATCAGTAACTGTAACTGTACAAGTTAAATCATTCTTTTGAACATAATCTAAAAATTTCATAAATCTATCAAAATAATTAGTACCTAAATCTTGGTCCATATCATAAGTACATGGTCCTAAACCAGCAAAAGCTTCTGAACCTGTACAACGATGAGTACAACATCCTATAACTTCAGCCAATGCTCTAGCTGCTCTTGTTTTTCTATTGGCATCTTCTGGAGAACTTAATGGTGCATTATAAATACTTACATCTTCTCCGTTTAAATGAGATTTAACAGTTATTAAATCTTTCCAACTAGGATTACTTTGTAATTCATATACCTTAGATATTGCATTAAAACTAGCAGATAATACAGGATATGTAGTCAAGTCTTCTATTTTTTCTCCTAAAAACCAAACATTCATAGGCTTTCTTGCTCTTATGCTATTTTGATATTGTTCTCTTGTCATTAGTCCCATAATCATACCTCCTTTTAATCCAATTAATCAATGTATAAATTTTACTTTTTGACGCAAAAAAAGATTTAAAAGTTTTGTTTTTGCATTTTTTATTTAATTTTTACACAATTTTCTAAAACCATGAAAATAAAATATTATAAATCTTCTTCTTCTTTTCCTAATCTTTTTCTTTCATACATTCTTCCCATATAAAAAGCTATAATTCCAACTCCTATAGCTGTTTGAAGACAGAAAAATAAACTTTCTACCTCTCCAGGTAACTCTCCTCCTATTGCTTTTTCTAAAATAGGAGTAAACCATGGTTCATACTCATTATTTATATTTTCTATCATTGTACTACCTGCATTATCAGAACCACCAAATTTTGCATTTTTTAAAATAAAAAGAGGAGTAAATACTGTTAATATCACTATAATTAATAAGGTAACCACTATTTTTTTATCTTTTTTCATGAGCTTCTCCTTTAAAATCCTATATTTCTTAATTCTTTTCTAGCGTAATTTTCAAGACCAATCATAATAATAACTGTTAATATTCCTTCTACAATAGCAAGAGGTATTTGAGTTGGAGCAAAAACTCCTAAAAATTTTATGCTTGAAACTAAAACTCCTCCATCTGTTGAAGGGAAAGCAAAGGCTAATTGAAGACTTGTCACACAATATGTTATTAAATCTCCTAACATAGCTCCAAAGAATATGGCTATTCTTTTATTAACTTTCAATTTTAATAATAATTTATAAATAACAAAAGTTACTATAGGTCCTACTATACACATAGAAAATATATTAGCACCTAAAGTAGTAAGCCCCCCATGAGCTAAAAGTATAGCTTGAAATAATAAAACTATAGTTCCTAACACACTTACTGCTAATGGTCCAAATAATATTGCTCCTAAACCTACTCCTGTCATATGTGAGCAACTTCCTGTTACTGATGGAATTTTTAAAGAAGAAATTACAAATATAAAAGCTCCTGACATAGCTATTAAAGTTATATTTTTTCTATTAGCTTCTATACTTTTTCCTAATCTTTTAGTTCCTAAATATAAAAATGGAATAGAAATAATTCCCCAAGTTATACAAAAATTTAATGGTAAATATCCCTCCATTATATGCATTCCATAAGAATTTAGAGATATAACAAGCATCAATAAACAAATAATAAAAATATTTTTATCTGTTTTCATTTTTTCCTCCTAGTATATTTTTTATTTCTTTCATAGTTTTTGGAAACTCATCTTTATTCAATAAGCCTCTTGATTGTAATTCTTCTGATATTTCAAATAATATAGGTTTTCTCAAGTAAAGTTTTTGCAAAATCTCCTGATTTTTAAATATATTTTCTGGAATGTCACTAGCAATTACTTTTCCATCTGAAAAAATTATTATTCTATCAGCAAATTTATAAGCAAAATCTATATCATGAGTTGAAATAATAAGAGTTTTTCCCTCACTATTTAATTCTTCTAAAGTAATTTCTAATTCTTTAATACTTTTTTGGTCTAGCTCTGAGGTAGGTTCATCAAAAATAATAATTTCAGGTTCCATTACCACAATGTCAGCTATAGTTAGTCTTTTTTTCTCACCTCCACTTAAATAATGTGGTGGTGTCTTTAAATATTTTTCTAAATTGAATTTTTTACCTATCTCTACCACCTTTTTTTCTACTTTAGAATTTTCTTCACCTATATTTAAAAGTCCAAAAGCCAATTCATCAAATACTGTTGTACCTATTATTTGACTATCAGAATTTTGAAAAACAATTCCTATATTTTTTCTTAAAAAATTTATATCTTTTTTATTTTTTTCTATTTTTCTCCCTTTAAAAAAAATCTCTCCACTATCCGGTATGTATACTCCATTTATATTTTTAAAAAAAGTTGTCTTTCCAGACCCATTATTTCCAAGTACAGCTACTTTTTCCCCTTGAAAAATTTCTAAAGATATTCCATCTAATACTTTTTTATTTTCTTCATAGGAATATGTTAAATTTTCTATTTTTAAAATTATATCTTTCATCAATTCCACCTATTTTTTTCAAAAATAAATACTAAAATCAAAAATACAATAGACAATAGCATACAAATAAATATCTTCTTTTGAAATTTTTCCTTTCTCTCAAAAAATATCAATTTTCCATTATAATTTCTTGCTTCCATTGCTTCATAAAAAACTATACTTTTCCTAAATGAAATTAAAAAAATATTAGAAATTATTTTACCAAAAGAGTTTAAAGATAATTTATAATTTATAAAACCAAGTCTTGATTCTATAGCTACTCTCATTTCATAATAAGTATTTAATAATATAAAAATATATCTATAAGTTAAATACATTATTTCTATTATAATATCTGGCATTTTTATTTTTCTTAAAACTTTTATTATTTCTTCAATAGAAGTTGAATATATAAGCATATACATTGAACTAATGCCACTTAAGACTCTAAAAAAGATTTCAATACTTTCATATAATTTTTCTTTTGTAAAATATATATAATTATTAAGAAAATAAAAATTATAATCTCCTATTTTTTCTTTTGAGATATTAATATTTATAACAATTATTGTAAAAATTAAAAATAAAAAGGGAATTTTCCAAGAATCTATATATCGTTTTATAGGAATTTTTCCAAGATATATTGTTATATAATTGGTAATTAGAAATATAAAAAGTGATACTAGAATATTATTTAAACCAACAGATAAAAATATTAATATTATTGGATAAAAAACTTTTAAGTATGAATTCCAATCTCTTATTTGAGATTTATAACTATAATATTCAAAATATTTTTCTCTTTTATCCACAGAATAATTATTTTTTCTTTTTAATATAAAATATAGAAAAAATATTGTAAGAAATATTATTAATAACTTCATTTTTCTCCTAAAAAAAAGCACACAACCCTAAAAGAATTGTGTGCACTAAAAAATCATACTAATTATTCACAGTATGTTATTCCTATATTTCCCCACCCAAAAATATAGTTTCTATTATGCGACCTGACTTATATAATTTCTTATAATCACAGTAGGGGTAAGCCTGTATCAGATTTCCACTGATTTCCACATTCTAAAGTTTTATTATAATCTATTATTTTTTGTTAGATTTTCTCCAAATTTTCATTTTTTCAGCTTCTCTTATTAACTCTTCTCTAAATTCTGGATGAGCTATATTAATTAAAGCTTCTGCTCTTTGCCAAGTAGTTTTTCCTTTTAAGTTAGCTTTTCCATACTCTGTTACAACAAAATGAGTATTTGCTCTTGTATCTGTTACTATTGTTCCTTCTGTTAAAGTAGGACGAATTCTTGATTGTAATTTTCCATCTTTTGTTTTAAATGATGAAGAACAACAAATGAAACTTTTTCCACCTTTTGATAAGTAAGCTCCCATAACAAAGTCTAATTGTCCTCCAGCTCCACTTATATGTTTTGTTCCAGAAGATTCAGCATTTACTTGTCCAAATAAGTCTAAATCTACAGCGTTATTGATAGATATAAAATTATCTATTTGAGATACAACTCTTACATCATTTACATAATCTACTGGAGCTGCCATAATTTCTGGGTTATCATTTAGATAATCATATAAATCTTGTCCTCCAGCTGCGAAAGCAAATGTTTGTCTATATCTGTCTATTGTTTTTTTAGAACCTGTTATTTTTCCAGCTTTTGCCATTTCAACAAAAGAGTCAACATACATTTCTGAGTGAACTCCTAAATCTTTTAAATCTGATTTAGCTATTAATGACCCAACAGCTGTAGGCATTCCTCCAATACCTAATTGAATACAACAACCATCTTGTAATTCCTCAACTATTAATTTAGCAACAGCATTATCTACATCAGTAGCTTCTCCTGGTCCTGGTAATATTGAAACATTAGGATTATCTCCCTCTACTATCATATCAACTTGTGATACATGAATTGCATGCTCATATCCTCCATGACAAACTGGTAAGTTTTTATTTACTTCAACTATAACCACTTTAGCTGTTTCACAAACTGCCATTGAATGACTTGGACTTACACTAAAGTTAAAATATCCAAATTTATCCATTGGAGTAACTTGTAATATTGCCACATCTATTTTTTGAAATCCTTGTCTATAGAATCCTGGAACTTCTGAATATCTAATTGGAGAATAGAAAGCTTTTCCCTCTCCTACTCTTCTTCTTTCAATTCCACTTGCATGCCAAGTATTCCATGTAAAGTGATTTTCTCCACCTTCAACTTTAAATATTTCTGGTTGTTTTAATAAAACTCCTCCAAAAATATTTACATCCTCAACTTCCATTATTCTTTTAGCAAAAGCTCTGTCTACTGCATCTGTAGTTGTTCCACACCAACCATAGTCTACAAAATCTCCTGATTTTATAACTTTTGCTGCTTCTTCTGCTGATACTAATTTGCTTTTATATTCATTTTCAAAACTTGGTAACAAAGTAATACCCCCCTCTTTTGTCTTTGATATTTTTATTTTATCACAAAAAACTTAACAATACAAGTATCCATATCTTACTTCTTAAAAATGTTCTTCTAATCTTTTTCTAAACTCTTGTGAGTTTAATGGTATTTCAATTTCTTTCTTTTCCCAAGAAGAAAGATAAGCACCATTTATTATATATAGAGATTTTAAAGCATCTTTTGGAGTACATAATATTTTTTTATTATTTTCTAAAGCTTCTATAAAATTATTTACAATTCCTGCTTGTTGAATTCTATTATCACTGTCATCAAAATATAATTTAGTTTCTACATAAGAAATTTTTCCAAATAATTCTTTTGTAGTTTTAGAATACTCTCTCTC from the Fusobacterium perfoetens ATCC 29250 genome contains:
- the dapA gene encoding 4-hydroxy-tetrahydrodipicolinate synthase → MSIFTGSGVALVTPFTNDNQVNYKKLEELLEFHVENKTDAIVVVGTTGEASTMTEEERLEVIKFTVEKINKRIPVIAGTGSNCTKTAVEFSKKVEELGVDALLVVTPYYNKGNENGIYEHYKSIASVVKLPIILYNVPGRTGVNLSINLLKRLACIENIVAIKEASGNMSYTTEVARQVPELDIYSGNDDLTVPILSVGGKGVISVSANIIPETIHNMVMSFLKGDIKEACRLQLGYNELSNGMFIETNPVPVKEAMNYLGYEVGQCRLPLGEMYQENKEKLYGIIERHEVKKWS
- a CDS encoding aspartate-semialdehyde dehydrogenase, which gives rise to MRVAIVGATGLVGSTFLKVLEERDLGITELYLFASARSAGKKITFRGKEYTVEELTENSFDRGIDIALFSAGGDISKKYAPIAASKGCLVVDNSSAWRMDPEVPLVVPEVNKEAAFTNHGIIANPNCSTIQCMAPLKALAEKYGLKRVIYNTYQAVSGTGQKGVEDLQNGLKGLAPKVYPHQIVNNCLPHIDVFMDNGYTKEEIKMINETRKILELPDLPVTATCVRVPVINSHSVSITAELNSEFDIEDVKKVIGEYEGIILVDNPKNNEYPLATEASGQDKVLVGRIRRDFSTENSVNLWTVADNIRKGAATNAVQIAELFRDIKNKLA
- a CDS encoding aspartate kinase; translation: MRVVLKYGGSSVATIEKIKAIAEYIVNLKKTKYNEIIVVASAMGKTTNALIAMAKEISDSPNQRELDSLLSTGEQQTVSLLSMAINSLGQKAVSLTGYQANVKTVGVHTKSKIKNIDTEKIEEYLKDNNVVIVAGFQGINDHGDITTLGRGGSDTSAVALAASLKCECRIYTDVEGIYSVDPRLYKNAKFLDKISYEEMMEMANLGAGVMETRAVEIGKKYNIPIFVGKTLSETGGTWIMDMNDVLEDKLVTGISITKEIIVTTLSNINYSSEKIAKIFTIINEVGLNINMISQNVSNDNKAKISFSCVEGEKYLLDQAIERIKMELPCIELGYNDNLSMISIVGVGMINNSGVSGKFFSALSRAGINFYQVTTSEISVSCSIERKDINKAVEVVAEEFNL
- a CDS encoding M20 metallopeptidase family protein, with product MNNIILNNIDKYNDWFIKVRRDLHKIPELDFDLPKTIKYISSTLDELNINYKTNIGKSGIVADIPGKDSSITIALRGDIDALPILENNDFEFKSEHIGKMHACGHDVHNTVLLGVAKILSEIKDEIPCNIRLIFQPAEETTGGALPMIEDGVLKNVNAIFGLHVDPFVNVGSIGIKYGPMFASSCGVKIKVIGKSTHGAFPSEGVDAIVTTAQIISSIQSIVSRNTDARESVVITFGTINGGTKENIVAGEVEVTGILRTLSTESREYNKQRIKEMAEFVAKGYGATAIVNFRNSYNALINHDEYVDIVKEVGNEVLGKENVITKKYSEMGAEDFSYYLERVPGAFFYLGIRNESIGACEPLHNDKFMIDENAIKVGVKVQIANIFKAYENLKNNLK
- a CDS encoding 4-hydroxyphenylacetate 3-hydroxylase N-terminal domain-containing protein; this encodes MGLMTREQYQNSIRARKPMNVWFLGEKIEDLTTYPVLSASFNAISKVYELQSNPSWKDLITVKSHLNGEDVSIYNAPLSSPEDANRKTRAARALAEVIGCCTHRCTGSEAFAGLGPCTYDMDQDLGTNYFDRFMKFLDYVQKNDLTCTVTVTDVKGLRTLPPHKQPDRNSYVHIDEIRDDGIIISGYKCNQTGILFAHEIIIVPTTAMQPEDKDFALACAIPADSPNITFVLGRTPQDKRFFEIGGDIEGIDLGKKYADHQAMVYFDKVFVPNERVFMCGETKYVGRLLSYFTAVHRLTAGGCKAGGCTALCGAASLITEMVGVQKAGHIKTKLTEMAMIAETVYALSIASGIEGFKHPSGFWIPNPLLSHTCKYTCTKIPFDAVRYARDIIAGFGETAPSEFDMRSPEIGEICRRAFNPGNPEYDSFDRLRAVRFIEHMVRGSNWTAMALHGGGNQEASTVMARSFTDWKHLQNIAKSACGITKDGDKYDEIINDIGRRNGRICTIGDLPKSDK
- a CDS encoding energy-coupling factor ABC transporter substrate-binding protein, producing MKKDKKIVVTLLIIVILTVFTPLFILKNAKFGGSDNAGSTMIENINNEYEPWFTPILEKAIGGELPGEVESLFFCLQTAIGVGIIAFYMGRMYERKRLGKEEEDL
- a CDS encoding energy-coupling factor ABC transporter permease; the encoded protein is MKTDKNIFIICLLMLVISLNSYGMHIMEGYLPLNFCITWGIISIPFLYLGTKRLGKSIEANRKNITLIAMSGAFIFVISSLKIPSVTGSCSHMTGVGLGAILFGPLAVSVLGTIVLLFQAILLAHGGLTTLGANIFSMCIVGPIVTFVIYKLLLKLKVNKRIAIFFGAMLGDLITYCVTSLQLAFAFPSTDGGVLVSSIKFLGVFAPTQIPLAIVEGILTVIIMIGLENYARKELRNIGF
- a CDS encoding energy-coupling factor ABC transporter ATP-binding protein — protein: MKDIILKIENLTYSYEENKKVLDGISLEIFQGEKVAVLGNNGSGKTTFFKNINGVYIPDSGEIFFKGRKIEKNKKDINFLRKNIGIVFQNSDSQIIGTTVFDELAFGLLNIGEENSKVEKKVVEIGKKFNLEKYLKTPPHYLSGGEKKRLTIADIVVMEPEIIIFDEPTSELDQKSIKELEITLEELNSEGKTLIISTHDIDFAYKFADRIIIFSDGKVIASDIPENIFKNQEILQKLYLRKPILFEISEELQSRGLLNKDEFPKTMKEIKNILGGKNENR
- the cbiQ gene encoding cobalt ECF transporter T component CbiQ; the encoded protein is MKLLIIFLTIFFLYFILKRKNNYSVDKREKYFEYYSYKSQIRDWNSYLKVFYPIILIFLSVGLNNILVSLFIFLITNYITIYLGKIPIKRYIDSWKIPFLFLIFTIIVININISKEKIGDYNFYFLNNYIYFTKEKLYESIEIFFRVLSGISSMYMLIYSTSIEEIIKVLRKIKMPDIIIEIMYLTYRYIFILLNTYYEMRVAIESRLGFINYKLSLNSFGKIISNIFLISFRKSIVFYEAMEARNYNGKLIFFERKEKFQKKIFICMLLSIVFLILVFIFEKNRWN
- a CDS encoding butyryl-CoA:acetate CoA-transferase, with the protein product MLPSFENEYKSKLVSAEEAAKVIKSGDFVDYGWCGTTTDAVDRAFAKRIMEVEDVNIFGGVLLKQPEIFKVEGGENHFTWNTWHASGIERRRVGEGKAFYSPIRYSEVPGFYRQGFQKIDVAILQVTPMDKFGYFNFSVSPSHSMAVCETAKVVIVEVNKNLPVCHGGYEHAIHVSQVDMIVEGDNPNVSILPGPGEATDVDNAVAKLIVEELQDGCCIQLGIGGMPTAVGSLIAKSDLKDLGVHSEMYVDSFVEMAKAGKITGSKKTIDRYRQTFAFAAGGQDLYDYLNDNPEIMAAPVDYVNDVRVVSQIDNFISINNAVDLDLFGQVNAESSGTKHISGAGGQLDFVMGAYLSKGGKSFICCSSSFKTKDGKLQSRIRPTLTEGTIVTDTRANTHFVVTEYGKANLKGKTTWQRAEALINIAHPEFREELIREAEKMKIWRKSNKK